In Acinetobacter sp. C32I, one genomic interval encodes:
- a CDS encoding ferrous iron transporter B, which yields MSDALRVALVGNPNCGKTSLFNHLTGTRQKVANYAGVTVERKVGHFQLPSGKAVRVLDLPGTYSLQATSPDEEITRDVCQGKIAEEGQQDAFLCVVDATNLKLHLGLVLEIIELGRPILVVLNMMDEARRRGIQINTQKLSERLGVPVVETVAVRNSGIENLLHALDQDKYSIPQTELSGLKGDHHQKIEVIFKDVVNFVDQEDKRTDFLDKIFLHPVLGLLSLAIMMFIVFQAVFAWAAPFMDGIETFFAWFGEKLGEYISQPLLHSLVVDGIIAGAGSVVVFLPQILILFFFILVLEESGYLPRAAFLLDKLMFKAGLSGRAFIPLLSSFACAVPGIMATRSISDPRDRFTTIMVAPLMTCSARLPVYALLIAAFIPSQTVWGIFNLQGLVLFGLYMSGIVSALCVSIVMKFLQKDKSQHALLLELPSYRIPDLRSVGIGLLDRGKIFLKRVGGIIFALSILLWFLCTFPQAPEGATLPDIDYSFAGMLGHLLQPIFAPVGFNWQIVVALIPAMAAREVVVAALGTVYALSGADDDAIAQGLSHLISADGTGWSLATGLSLLVWFIYAPHCLATLATVRRETGSWKHVAVMTVYLFGLAYLMSFFTYQIASRIWG from the coding sequence ATGAGTGATGCGTTACGTGTTGCCCTTGTGGGAAATCCAAACTGTGGTAAGACATCTTTATTTAACCATTTAACTGGTACACGCCAAAAAGTTGCCAACTATGCGGGTGTGACGGTTGAACGTAAGGTTGGGCATTTTCAGCTACCTTCTGGGAAAGCGGTTCGTGTCTTGGATTTACCAGGAACTTATAGTTTACAGGCAACCAGCCCAGACGAAGAAATTACCCGTGATGTGTGCCAAGGCAAAATTGCGGAAGAAGGGCAACAAGATGCCTTCTTGTGCGTGGTCGATGCAACCAACTTAAAGCTACATCTTGGATTGGTGCTGGAAATTATTGAGTTGGGTCGTCCAATCCTTGTGGTGTTGAACATGATGGATGAAGCACGTCGCCGTGGTATCCAGATCAACACGCAAAAGCTTTCTGAGCGTTTGGGTGTACCTGTGGTTGAAACGGTTGCGGTACGCAATTCAGGCATTGAAAACCTACTGCATGCACTTGATCAAGACAAGTATTCAATTCCACAAACAGAACTGAGTGGCTTGAAAGGGGATCATCACCAGAAAATTGAAGTAATTTTCAAAGATGTAGTGAACTTTGTTGATCAGGAAGATAAACGTACTGATTTCCTTGACAAGATTTTCTTACATCCAGTACTTGGCTTACTTAGCCTTGCAATCATGATGTTCATTGTATTCCAAGCCGTATTTGCTTGGGCTGCACCATTTATGGATGGGATTGAAACTTTCTTTGCATGGTTTGGTGAGAAGCTTGGCGAGTATATCTCGCAGCCTTTACTGCATAGTTTAGTAGTCGATGGGATTATTGCAGGTGCGGGTAGTGTGGTGGTGTTCTTGCCACAGATTTTGATTTTATTCTTCTTTATTTTGGTGTTAGAAGAATCAGGTTATTTACCGCGTGCAGCGTTCTTGCTGGATAAGCTCATGTTTAAAGCGGGTCTCAGTGGACGTGCCTTTATTCCTTTGCTGTCGAGCTTTGCATGTGCAGTGCCTGGGATCATGGCGACGCGTAGTATCAGTGACCCACGTGATCGTTTTACCACGATTATGGTTGCGCCATTGATGACCTGTTCGGCGCGTTTACCTGTATACGCTTTATTGATTGCGGCCTTTATTCCAAGTCAAACGGTATGGGGCATTTTCAACTTACAAGGTTTAGTGCTGTTTGGTTTGTACATGTCAGGCATTGTCAGCGCACTCTGTGTTTCGATTGTGATGAAGTTTCTGCAAAAAGATAAATCACAACACGCCTTATTACTTGAGCTACCGAGTTACCGTATTCCTGATCTGAGAAGCGTTGGGATTGGTTTGTTAGATCGCGGTAAAATCTTCTTAAAGCGTGTCGGTGGCATTATCTTTGCCCTGTCCATTTTACTTTGGTTCTTGTGTACCTTCCCACAAGCGCCAGAAGGGGCAACCTTACCTGATATCGATTACAGCTTTGCTGGGATGTTAGGACATTTGCTGCAACCAATTTTTGCACCAGTAGGCTTTAACTGGCAGATTGTAGTTGCGCTTATTCCTGCAATGGCAGCGCGTGAAGTTGTGGTTGCTGCTTTAGGTACAGTCTATGCTTTATCGGGTGCAGATGATGATGCGATTGCACAGGGCTTATCACATCTGATTAGTGCAGATGGAACAGGTTGGTCATTGGCAACTGGTTTGTCATTATTGGTCTGGTTTATCTATGCGCCGCATTGTTTGGCAACCTTGGCAACAGTACGTCGTGAAACGGGTTCATGGAAACATGTGGCAGTCATGACGGTTTATCTGTTTGGTTTGGCTTATTTAATGTCGTTCTTCACCTACCAAATTGCATCGCGCATTTGGGGGTAA
- a CDS encoding DUF6587 family protein: MFEYLIVAVLVLWSAVVVFKKVFPQTASSAFLSLSNLCQRLGWQRLAAWLKPKMAAGCGGNCGCSTDEAETKKPETIQTVKWR; encoded by the coding sequence ATGTTTGAGTACTTGATTGTTGCTGTATTGGTGCTGTGGAGTGCTGTTGTAGTGTTTAAGAAGGTATTCCCTCAAACAGCAAGTTCAGCATTTCTGAGTCTGTCCAATCTTTGTCAGCGTTTAGGTTGGCAACGTTTGGCGGCGTGGTTGAAACCGAAAATGGCAGCTGGTTGTGGCGGAAATTGTGGTTGCTCAACTGATGAGGCTGAAACGAAAAAGCCAGAAACCATTCAAACCGTGAAATGGCGTTAA
- the murD gene encoding UDP-N-acetylmuramoyl-L-alanine--D-glutamate ligase — translation MLIQRGGLKVVAGLGISGVSAVNFLHEQGYQVAVTDSRATPPGHDQIPAAVRTSFGQLDTELLLQAEEIILSPGLAPQLPEIQQAIEKGIPVVGDIQLLRRATEAPIVAITGSNAKSTVTTLIGLMAQDAGKKVAVGGNLGRPALDLLKDKPELLILELSSFQLETTSHLNAEVAVVLNMSEDHLDRHGDMLGYHKAKHRIFQGVKKVVYNRDDNLSRPLVPDVTPIQSFGLNAPDLNQYGVLRDADGTMWLARGRERLLKTSEMYIQGMHNVANALACLALGEAIGLPTTSMLETLKHFKGLEHRCEYVQSIDGVRYYNDSKGTNVGATLAAIDGLGAAIEVNQGKLALILGGQGKGQDFKPLRDAIQKYVKSVILIGEDAAVIEQAIQGSSVIQHAQSLEEAVRLAQKNTQAEDVVLLSPACASFDMFKSYNDRGQQFVACVNALNDENN, via the coding sequence ATGTTAATACAACGCGGTGGATTAAAAGTTGTGGCTGGCTTAGGTATTTCGGGGGTATCAGCAGTCAACTTTCTACATGAACAAGGCTACCAAGTTGCAGTAACAGACTCTCGAGCAACCCCTCCAGGACATGATCAAATTCCCGCAGCTGTGCGGACCAGTTTTGGTCAATTAGATACAGAACTGCTGTTACAGGCAGAAGAAATTATTCTCAGCCCAGGACTTGCACCGCAACTACCAGAAATTCAGCAAGCGATTGAAAAAGGTATTCCAGTTGTGGGTGATATTCAATTGCTGCGCCGTGCCACAGAAGCCCCTATTGTTGCGATTACAGGCTCAAATGCAAAAAGCACGGTCACCACCTTGATTGGCTTAATGGCACAAGATGCGGGTAAGAAGGTTGCAGTTGGAGGCAATCTTGGGCGTCCTGCTTTGGATTTACTCAAAGATAAACCTGAACTGCTGATTCTTGAACTTTCAAGCTTTCAACTTGAAACTACGTCACATCTGAATGCAGAGGTGGCTGTGGTGCTGAACATGAGTGAAGATCATTTAGATCGTCATGGCGATATGCTGGGTTATCACAAAGCCAAACACCGTATTTTCCAAGGCGTGAAAAAAGTGGTGTATAACCGTGATGACAATCTGAGCCGTCCTTTGGTTCCTGATGTTACGCCGATACAAAGCTTTGGTTTGAATGCACCAGATTTAAATCAATATGGCGTGCTACGTGATGCAGATGGCACCATGTGGTTAGCGCGTGGTCGTGAGCGCCTGCTGAAAACTTCTGAAATGTATATTCAAGGTATGCATAACGTTGCCAATGCTTTGGCGTGTTTGGCATTGGGTGAGGCGATTGGTTTGCCAACGACATCTATGCTAGAGACTTTAAAGCATTTTAAAGGCTTGGAACATCGTTGCGAGTATGTACAAAGTATTGATGGTGTGCGTTATTACAATGATTCCAAAGGCACCAATGTCGGTGCAACCCTTGCCGCGATTGATGGCTTAGGGGCTGCAATTGAAGTTAACCAAGGTAAGCTGGCTTTGATTCTCGGTGGTCAAGGCAAAGGTCAGGACTTTAAGCCATTACGTGATGCGATTCAGAAATATGTGAAATCGGTGATTTTGATTGGTGAAGATGCAGCAGTCATCGAACAAGCGATTCAAGGCAGCAGTGTGATCCAACATGCACAGAGCTTAGAAGAAGCGGTGCGATTGGCACAGAAAAATACGCAAGCTGAAGATGTGGTCTTACTCTCACCTGCATGTGCAAGCTTTGATATGTTTAAAAGCTACAATGACCGTGGACAGCAATTCGTGGCATGTGTAAATGCCTTGAATGACGAGAACAACTAG
- the ftsW gene encoding putative lipid II flippase FtsW has protein sequence MADLAQNTVQKISQLLNRLPKLPAEMTARNILIFCVIALLCFGSVMVASASMPYAEYIHESPFYFLIRHGISIVVAAVVAFLTYRVSLNLWFKNAFPLWLITIVLLLAVLVVGSEVNGAHRWIKVGGFTLQPTEIAKIVMAIFTADYVVRRAKEVRTHWKGLLRLSGVMALTVGFIVAEPDLGATVVIVLMMVGVFFLAGAPATQFLIMLGAIFAGVSALIIFEPFRFQRLISFTNPWADPLGVGYQLSNALMAFGRGEWFGTGLGHSVQKLSYLPEAHTDFMLAVLGEEFGFFGVSIVMMLSFTMLACCIRIGHRALQHNYLRAGYLAYGISIIFLMQILVNAGMNMGLMPTKGLTLPFISYGGTSLMMCAAMISLILKIDASTQELNPVKEESNF, from the coding sequence ATGGCGGATTTAGCCCAAAATACGGTGCAAAAGATTTCGCAATTGCTGAATCGTTTGCCGAAGTTGCCTGCAGAAATGACGGCACGAAATATTCTGATCTTTTGTGTGATTGCATTACTGTGTTTCGGTTCGGTGATGGTGGCATCAGCCTCAATGCCTTATGCGGAATATATTCACGAAAGCCCATTTTATTTCTTGATTCGTCATGGCATTTCAATTGTTGTGGCTGCGGTGGTGGCGTTTCTGACCTATCGGGTATCATTAAATCTGTGGTTTAAAAATGCCTTTCCTTTATGGCTAATCACTATTGTGCTGTTGTTAGCCGTGTTGGTGGTGGGCTCTGAAGTGAATGGTGCGCATCGCTGGATTAAGGTTGGTGGCTTTACCTTACAGCCAACCGAGATTGCCAAAATTGTGATGGCGATTTTCACCGCTGACTATGTGGTGCGTCGTGCCAAAGAAGTGCGTACCCACTGGAAAGGCTTATTGCGCTTAAGTGGTGTGATGGCTTTAACAGTTGGCTTCATCGTCGCTGAGCCTGACTTGGGTGCAACAGTCGTGATTGTCTTGATGATGGTGGGTGTATTCTTCTTGGCGGGTGCACCTGCAACGCAGTTCTTGATCATGCTGGGGGCGATCTTTGCGGGTGTCAGTGCATTAATTATTTTCGAACCGTTCCGTTTTCAGCGTCTGATCTCGTTTACCAACCCTTGGGCAGATCCCTTGGGTGTGGGTTATCAGCTCTCCAATGCCTTGATGGCCTTTGGTCGTGGTGAGTGGTTTGGGACGGGCTTGGGTCACAGTGTACAGAAACTCTCATATCTACCTGAAGCACATACCGACTTTATGTTGGCGGTGTTAGGTGAAGAATTTGGTTTCTTTGGCGTGTCGATCGTGATGATGCTGTCGTTTACCATGCTGGCATGTTGTATCCGTATTGGTCACCGTGCCTTGCAGCATAATTACTTACGCGCAGGTTATTTGGCCTATGGGATTAGTATCATCTTCCTGATGCAGATTTTGGTCAATGCGGGTATGAACATGGGCTTAATGCCAACCAAAGGTTTGACCTTACCGTTTATTAGTTATGGAGGTACTTCACTCATGATGTGTGCGGCGATGATTAGCTTGATTCTAAAAATTGATGCGTCAACCCAAGAGTTGAATCCTGTAAAAGAAGAGTCTAATTTCTAG
- the gluQRS gene encoding tRNA glutamyl-Q(34) synthetase GluQRS encodes MSYIGRFAPSPTGPLHFGSLLTAVASYCDAKANQGKWLVRIEDTDIPRIYPNSEAQILSCIDAFQFEPDAEIIFQKDRFDIYERVLEQLKQFNAIYACQCTRKMLGSNHIYAGTCRDLNLAFADQAIRLKVTDQLICFDDRLQGRQCSNLQHDLGDFVLKRRDGIISYQLAVVVDDYLQGISHVVRGADLLDNTARQIWLSALLGYPSLSYMHLPLAMNDQGQKLSKQNLAQALDITQAPKLLQQAILALGQPAVELDQPRIMLQQAVQQWDVNLIPKGEHLTGIYT; translated from the coding sequence ATGTCTTATATCGGACGATTTGCGCCATCGCCAACCGGCCCCTTGCATTTTGGCTCCCTGCTCACCGCAGTTGCCAGTTATTGTGATGCCAAGGCCAATCAAGGCAAATGGCTGGTTCGGATTGAAGATACCGATATCCCCCGTATTTATCCCAATAGCGAAGCACAAATTCTCTCTTGCATTGATGCCTTTCAATTTGAACCCGATGCAGAGATTATTTTTCAAAAAGATCGTTTCGATATCTATGAGCGGGTGCTTGAACAACTCAAGCAATTCAATGCGATTTATGCCTGCCAATGTACCCGTAAAATGCTGGGTTCCAATCATATCTATGCAGGAACCTGCCGCGATTTAAATTTAGCGTTTGCTGATCAAGCGATACGCCTAAAAGTCACGGATCAACTCATTTGCTTTGACGATCGCTTACAAGGTCGACAATGTTCTAACTTACAGCATGATCTGGGTGATTTTGTATTAAAGCGTCGTGATGGCATTATCAGCTATCAATTAGCGGTGGTGGTCGATGATTATCTGCAAGGGATTAGCCATGTCGTCCGCGGTGCAGACTTACTTGATAACACTGCCCGACAAATCTGGTTAAGCGCTTTGCTGGGTTATCCAAGTTTAAGCTATATGCATTTACCACTTGCCATGAACGATCAAGGGCAAAAACTGTCTAAACAGAATCTGGCACAAGCATTGGATATCACTCAAGCCCCCAAACTATTACAGCAAGCGATTTTGGCTTTAGGCCAACCTGCGGTGGAACTGGATCAACCCCGTATTATGTTGCAACAAGCGGTGCAACAATGGGATGTCAATCTGATTCCTAAAGGCGAGCATTTAACCGGAATCTATACATAA
- the dksA gene encoding RNA polymerase-binding protein DksA has translation MANDNQNQVLDEPTEVIDDLKSAKRVRKTKPKASEGGTTASLFGIAPYQPKKNEEYMSEGQLEHFRQILNAWKAELMSEVDRTLNTMQDESSALPDVNDRATQEEEFAIELRTRDRERKLIRKIEQSIEAIQNEDYGFCETCGIEIGLRRLEARPTATLCIDCKTLAEIKEKQNNG, from the coding sequence ATGGCGAATGACAACCAAAATCAAGTCTTGGACGAACCGACAGAAGTGATTGATGATCTGAAATCGGCGAAACGTGTACGTAAAACCAAACCGAAGGCTTCAGAAGGTGGTACAACTGCTAGTCTGTTTGGAATTGCGCCTTATCAGCCGAAGAAAAATGAAGAATACATGTCTGAAGGACAACTTGAGCATTTCCGCCAAATTTTAAATGCATGGAAAGCTGAGTTAATGTCTGAAGTTGATCGTACTTTAAATACGATGCAAGACGAGTCTAGTGCACTTCCTGACGTCAATGACCGCGCGACGCAAGAAGAAGAATTTGCAATTGAGCTACGCACACGTGACCGTGAACGCAAGCTCATTCGTAAAATCGAACAATCGATTGAAGCCATTCAAAACGAAGACTATGGTTTCTGTGAAACCTGTGGTATCGAAATTGGCTTACGTCGTTTAGAAGCTCGCCCAACAGCGACCTTATGTATCGACTGCAAAACTTTGGCTGAAATCAAAGAAAAGCAAAATAACGGTTAA
- the cpdA gene encoding 3',5'-cyclic-AMP phosphodiesterase, with product MTFQVSSLSQQDFVMIQITDTHLLEYPHLEFVGMQPEQSFHAVIDLMRQQHPHIDLIVHTGDLAQSPTPLTYQRYVQHMQSLGIPFFHTPGNHDDATHFPFHEADQTQPTVIELGQWCIILLNSAQPKRIDGKIAEVQLQQLTQLLTTLHDRHVIIACHHHPFAMQSAWIDQHKLKNSSDLLETIQPFSNVKAIVCGHVHQDSINTWQGVEFLSTPSTCIQFKPKSDKFALDEEHPGYRFIRLKANGELETQVYRLPTSQRMNSSEVLGYD from the coding sequence GTGACTTTCCAAGTCTCATCATTATCGCAACAAGATTTTGTGATGATACAGATTACCGATACACATTTGCTCGAGTATCCACATTTAGAATTTGTCGGGATGCAACCTGAGCAAAGTTTTCATGCTGTAATCGACTTGATGCGCCAGCAACATCCTCATATTGACCTTATTGTACACACGGGTGATTTGGCGCAATCGCCTACCCCGTTAACGTATCAACGTTATGTACAGCACATGCAAAGCTTGGGGATTCCTTTTTTTCATACCCCAGGCAATCATGATGATGCAACCCATTTCCCATTTCATGAGGCAGATCAGACTCAACCAACTGTGATTGAATTAGGTCAATGGTGCATTATCCTGCTCAACAGCGCACAGCCCAAGCGTATTGATGGCAAAATTGCTGAGGTACAATTACAACAACTCACTCAGTTGCTCACAACACTACACGATCGTCATGTGATTATTGCCTGCCATCACCACCCTTTTGCCATGCAATCGGCTTGGATTGATCAGCACAAACTCAAAAACTCTTCTGATCTGCTGGAAACGATTCAACCCTTTTCCAATGTCAAAGCCATTGTCTGTGGTCATGTGCATCAGGATTCAATCAATACATGGCAAGGGGTCGAGTTTTTATCCACCCCGTCAACCTGTATCCAGTTCAAGCCCAAGAGCGATAAATTCGCGCTGGATGAAGAACATCCAGGCTATCGTTTTATTCGCCTCAAAGCCAATGGCGAACTGGAAACGCAGGTCTATCGCTTACCCACTTCACAGCGAATGAATAGTTCTGAAGTTCTGGGATATGATTAG
- a CDS encoding NUDIX domain-containing protein, which yields MTILDHASYSATDVTIESREPLFRGFIQVEKVSLKHRLFHREDYSPIIQRELVHRPEAAGVLLYNDQQQRFALIEQFRIGALNDPVSPWQLEVIAGVLDGDESPEHCIRRESLEESGCEITTLKHLFSFYPSAGACSEFFHLYVAEVDLPKDGGIFGMPDEGENIQLHLFDYSALEALLNNGRLRNAPVIMALQWLSQHIQQR from the coding sequence ATGACTATTCTTGACCACGCCAGCTACTCAGCAACCGACGTTACGATAGAATCTCGAGAACCTCTATTTCGGGGATTCATTCAAGTTGAGAAAGTGAGCTTAAAACATCGGTTATTTCATCGAGAAGATTATTCACCTATAATTCAACGTGAATTGGTTCATCGGCCAGAAGCCGCTGGCGTTTTACTCTATAATGATCAACAACAACGCTTTGCACTGATTGAACAATTTCGTATTGGTGCACTGAATGATCCCGTTTCGCCATGGCAACTCGAAGTCATTGCGGGGGTACTTGATGGAGATGAATCTCCTGAACACTGTATCCGCCGTGAAAGCCTAGAAGAGTCTGGTTGCGAGATCACCACACTAAAACATTTATTTAGCTTCTACCCTTCTGCAGGCGCATGTTCTGAATTTTTTCATTTATATGTTGCAGAAGTTGATTTGCCAAAGGACGGGGGCATTTTTGGAATGCCAGATGAAGGCGAAAATATTCAACTTCATCTATTTGATTATTCCGCATTAGAAGCATTATTAAATAACGGGCGGTTGAGAAATGCACCTGTAATCATGGCATTACAGTGGCTGTCTCAACATATACAACAAAGATAA
- the thiC gene encoding phosphomethylpyrimidine synthase ThiC, with amino-acid sequence MNQLTNLSPADISAQHEQDAKDLTRILPASRKVYVEGSRPDIQVPFREISLTETPTGLGGEHNPPVMVYDTSGAYTDPNVQIDLNKGLPLVRQSWIEERQDTDVLSGLSSEFGQARLKDIRTAEIRFAHIQNPRRAQADQNVTQMHYAKQGIITPEMEYIAIRENQRQLEHVDMRQHAGQNFGAQNLKEITPEFVRQEVASGRAIIPANINHPECEPMIIGRNFLVKINANIGNSALGSSIDEEVAKMTWATRWGADTIMDLSTGKNIHETREWIIRNSPVPIGTVPIYQALEKVDGVAEDLTWEIFKDTLIEQAEQGVDYFTIHAGVLLRYVPMTANRLTGIVSRGGSIMAQWCLAHHEENFLYTHFDEICEIMKAYDVSFSLGDGLRPGCIQDANDEAQFSELKTLGELTHRAWEHDVQVMIEGPGHVPMHMIKENMDLQLEVCKEAPFYTLGPLTTDIAPGYDHITSAIGAAMIGWYGTAMLCYVTPKEHLGLPNKKDVKDGIITYKIAAHAADLAKGHPGAQVRDNALSKARFEFRWDDQFNLSLDPDTARSMHDETLPKEAHKSAHFCSMCGPKFCSMKITQNVRDYAQNQHNAKQSNDAETEVEAGLNAMKTAYQEHGQKLYHKV; translated from the coding sequence ATGAACCAATTAACGAATCTTTCCCCAGCTGATATTTCTGCTCAACATGAGCAAGACGCTAAAGATTTAACCCGTATTTTACCTGCCTCACGTAAGGTATATGTAGAAGGTTCTCGCCCCGACATCCAAGTCCCATTTCGTGAAATCAGCTTGACTGAAACCCCAACAGGCTTAGGTGGTGAGCACAACCCACCGGTCATGGTTTATGACACTTCTGGGGCATATACCGATCCAAATGTACAGATTGATTTAAATAAAGGCTTACCTTTGGTTCGTCAAAGCTGGATTGAAGAACGCCAAGATACCGATGTCCTATCTGGTCTTAGTTCTGAGTTTGGTCAAGCACGTTTAAAAGACATTCGTACAGCTGAAATTCGTTTTGCCCATATTCAAAACCCTCGCCGTGCACAAGCAGATCAAAATGTTACGCAAATGCATTATGCCAAACAGGGCATCATTACTCCTGAAATGGAATATATTGCAATTCGAGAAAATCAGCGTCAGCTTGAACATGTCGATATGCGTCAACACGCAGGCCAAAATTTCGGTGCACAGAATTTAAAAGAAATTACGCCTGAGTTCGTACGCCAAGAAGTTGCTTCTGGGCGGGCTATTATCCCTGCCAACATTAACCATCCAGAATGCGAGCCGATGATTATCGGGCGTAATTTTTTAGTGAAAATTAACGCCAATATTGGGAACTCTGCACTCGGTTCATCCATTGATGAAGAAGTCGCGAAGATGACTTGGGCCACCCGTTGGGGCGCGGACACCATCATGGACTTATCTACAGGTAAAAATATTCATGAAACCCGTGAGTGGATTATCCGTAACTCACCTGTTCCAATCGGTACCGTACCAATTTATCAGGCATTGGAAAAAGTCGATGGTGTAGCGGAAGACCTCACTTGGGAAATTTTTAAAGACACCTTGATTGAACAAGCTGAACAAGGTGTTGACTATTTCACCATTCACGCAGGGGTATTGCTGCGCTATGTCCCAATGACAGCAAATCGTCTCACCGGTATTGTCTCGCGTGGCGGTTCAATCATGGCACAATGGTGCTTGGCGCATCATGAAGAAAACTTCTTATATACCCATTTTGATGAAATCTGCGAAATCATGAAGGCCTATGATGTGTCCTTCAGTTTAGGTGATGGTCTACGTCCAGGCTGTATTCAGGATGCCAATGATGAAGCACAGTTTAGTGAACTAAAAACACTGGGTGAATTGACCCATCGTGCTTGGGAACATGATGTACAAGTGATGATTGAAGGTCCTGGTCATGTGCCAATGCATATGATTAAAGAAAATATGGATCTACAGCTCGAAGTCTGTAAGGAAGCCCCTTTCTATACTCTTGGCCCGCTGACCACCGATATCGCACCGGGTTATGACCATATCACCTCTGCAATTGGCGCTGCGATGATTGGCTGGTATGGCACAGCCATGTTGTGCTATGTCACGCCAAAAGAACACTTAGGTTTACCGAACAAAAAAGATGTCAAAGATGGCATTATCACCTATAAAATTGCAGCACATGCGGCAGACTTGGCCAAAGGTCATCCAGGCGCACAAGTACGTGACAATGCCTTATCAAAAGCACGTTTTGAATTCCGTTGGGATGATCAATTCAATTTAAGCTTAGATCCGGATACAGCACGCAGTATGCATGATGAAACCCTTCCGAAAGAAGCGCATAAATCAGCACACTTCTGTTCGATGTGCGGACCTAAGTTCTGTTCCATGAAAATCACCCAGAATGTGCGAGATTATGCGCAAAATCAACACAATGCCAAGCAGTCAAATGATGCCGAAACAGAAGTTGAAGCAGGTCTCAATGCCATGAAAACCGCTTATCAGGAACATGGTCAAAAATTGTACCACAAGGTGTGA
- the phoU gene encoding phosphate signaling complex protein PhoU, producing MSPSNPVLSHHISSQFNEDLQDVHTKFMTMGGLVEQQVANAIHALLDTDANLAIDVQFKDNAVNQFERDIDEGLTLILARRHPAAIDLRMVIAMSKANTDLERIGDEAAKIARIAQTLCEEGESPRGYMETRHIGNQVRVMIHDALDAFARLDVEQALKVVMADVDIDREYQSATRTLMTYMIEDPRHISRVINVMWVLRSLERIGDHARNISEQVIYMAKGTDVRHTSIEEIEQKVHQK from the coding sequence GTGAGCCCAAGCAATCCTGTGTTAAGTCATCATATTTCTTCACAATTTAATGAAGACTTACAAGATGTGCACACCAAGTTTATGACCATGGGTGGATTAGTGGAGCAACAAGTTGCCAATGCAATTCATGCTTTATTAGACACAGATGCGAACTTAGCGATCGATGTACAGTTCAAAGACAATGCAGTGAATCAATTCGAACGCGATATTGATGAAGGTCTAACCTTGATTTTGGCTCGCCGTCATCCTGCAGCCATTGACTTGCGCATGGTGATTGCGATGAGCAAGGCCAATACTGATTTAGAACGTATTGGTGACGAGGCTGCAAAAATTGCCCGTATTGCGCAAACCTTGTGTGAAGAGGGTGAGTCACCACGCGGTTATATGGAAACCCGTCATATTGGTAACCAAGTACGTGTCATGATTCATGATGCCTTGGATGCATTTGCACGCTTAGATGTTGAGCAAGCGCTAAAGGTGGTGATGGCAGATGTGGATATTGACCGTGAATATCAGTCAGCAACACGTACCTTAATGACCTATATGATTGAAGATCCGCGTCATATCTCAAGAGTGATTAATGTGATGTGGGTGTTGCGTTCATTGGAGCGCATTGGCGACCATGCACGTAATATTTCGGAACAAGTGATTTATATGGCGAAAGGGACGGATGTGCGCCATACCAGTATTGAAGAAATTGAACAGAAAGTGCATCAAAAATAA
- a CDS encoding oxidative damage protection protein: MTRQVLCRKYKQELEGLDFAPFPGPKGQELFETISKQAWQEWLKHQTTLINEKRLNVFEPDAKKFLEEQREKFFNNDESVEKAEGWTEQK, encoded by the coding sequence ATGACTAGACAAGTACTTTGCCGCAAATACAAACAAGAGCTTGAAGGTTTGGACTTTGCACCCTTTCCGGGTCCAAAAGGCCAAGAGCTATTTGAAACCATTTCAAAACAGGCATGGCAGGAATGGTTAAAACACCAAACCACCTTGATTAATGAGAAACGTTTGAATGTATTTGAACCTGATGCGAAAAAGTTTCTTGAAGAACAACGGGAGAAATTCTTCAATAACGATGAAAGTGTAGAAAAAGCAGAAGGTTGGACTGAACAAAAATAA